The following DNA comes from Solidesulfovibrio fructosivorans JJ].
CCTCCCACAGGGCCACGGCCTTGTCGGCCGGCAGGAAGAGTTCGTAGCCGAGTTCGCCCGTGTAGCCGGTGCGGCTGACCATGAGTTTTTGGCCGTCGAAGTCCGTCCAGGCGAAGTTGAAGTATTTGAGTCCCGAAAAATCGCCCGGCACGCGGTCCCGCAGCACGTCGAAGGCCAGCGGCCCCTGCAAGTCGATCTTGGCCGTCTCGGCCGAGGCGTCGGTGAAGGTGAGCCCGGCCGGCAGCCGCGATTTGACGGTCTCGAAATCCACGGCGATGCGCGCGCCGTTGACCACGAGCATGTAGCTGTCGACATCCAGGCAATAGATGATGAGGTCGTCGACCACACCGCCGGCGTCGTTGAGCAGGAAGCCGTAGCGGCATTTGCCCGGGGCCAGGGTCTCCAGGTCGTGGGTGACGGCCAGACCCAGGGCCGACGCCGCGCCTTCGCCCGAGAGGTGGAATTCGCCCATGTGGCAGATGTCGAACACGGCGGCCTTGTTGCGGGTCTGCTCGTGCTCGGCCAGGATGGAGGCGTACTGCACGGGCATGTCGAAGCCGGCAAAAGGGACCATCTTGCCCCCATGTTCGCGGTTCCAGTCAGAAAGAGGCGTTTTTTCAAGGTGTTGCACGTAAATGCTCCGCTTGTGGGTTGCGGTATGCGCGAGACGTCAGTTTTGCGCCACCAGGGGAACGACGAGGCCCTGTTCCTTTTTGGTCTTGCGGATGGCCCGGAACTCGTCGAGCAGGGCCACCAGACGGCCGTAGGTCTTTTTCACGGATTGGCCGTAGGCGGTCAACTCCGTGTCCTTCTTGCGGATGTAATGGCGCAGCAGGTAGCGATCGTTGAGGATCATGTCGCCAAGGGAAAGCACGCGCTCCACAAGGGGATCGAAGTAGTTGACGATCTCGAATTTGAGGTCGTTCAATATCTCTGTAAAGAGCGTGAGCATGCGTTGGTAAGTGAGATACTCTCCCTTGTAGTTTCGGTCCTGAAGATCCTCAAGCATCTTTACCTTGCGGGCTTGCTGGATGTAGCTGT
Coding sequences within:
- the gcvT gene encoding glycine cleavage system aminomethyltransferase GcvT; the protein is MQHLEKTPLSDWNREHGGKMVPFAGFDMPVQYASILAEHEQTRNKAAVFDICHMGEFHLSGEGAASALGLAVTHDLETLAPGKCRYGFLLNDAGGVVDDLIIYCLDVDSYMLVVNGARIAVDFETVKSRLPAGLTFTDASAETAKIDLQGPLAFDVLRDRVPGDFSGLKYFNFAWTDFDGQKLMVSRTGYTGELGYELFLPADKAVALWEALLADPRVAPAGLGARDTLRLEMGYPLYGQDLDEEHTPAEAGYGWLLTSPAEYAGKKGAGAVRQKLIALEIPGRRSARHGDAVKDKAGKTVGVVTSASFAPSLGHAIALAYVAADAAEAKNFIVTAARAELPAIRRALPFYKSGTARKSVAG